CTCACCGGTCAACACTGTGGGCTCCACGTCTGGGAACTTTTCTGAGTACTGAAATGCTTCAGGAGTGGAAATGCCTACACCGTACAGACAGTGGACAGGCACGCCGGGGGGTGTGAAGTCAGCCACCAGCGATTCTGTGTCCTGCTGCATCATCCAGCCGTCCTCAAAATTGATGTCAGAGTAGAGGCGATGGTAGTCCTGCACAGTGTAGTTGGCGGTAGGTGTCTGGACAAAGACCTGGAGGTGGAAACACTTGATTTGGTCACCTCTGATGATCATATTCTGTCTAAAACTACATCACCAACCATTGCTGTAAGGCTGCTCTAACGTGTCAGGAATAAGTTTATGTTGACATAGAAGGAAAAATTAATTCccatttaaacaaacacacaccttaTCTTTGGGCCAGGAGCGGACAAAGGGAAACAGCCAGTTGGTGGAGACAGCAGAACGTTGCTGGGAGCGAATCCTGAGCGGGCTGATCACTGGGATGCGGTCATTATCACCTAGAAAGTGGAACAGAAATAAAAGGATGGAGAATTGAAAGATAGCTAAAGCTTTCGTTGAGTGGTGACTTAGAAAAGGGAAGCATGTCCTGGCAAACACCTGATATATGCCGCAGTCCTCAGTCtcttggtcaggatgctcttgcagaagatattttatttcaaatatttgttgtcagtttcagttttagtttGGTGAACATTTCTCGAGTAGGCTAGCAGGGAGCAAAAAGTGGAAGACTGCTGTCGTAGAGAATTTTAAATTCCTGTAAACTCCGGTGTGGATTATAGATTTGGTCTGACATTAATAAACCAATACACTGGCCTGTAAAATTCAGTTGCAGCCTAATATCCTTTGTAAAACCAGACATTTATttgacaaaaaatgttttagtgtaTGAAGATTACACAAAGATGGACTTAACTAATATTTTTCTAGCTGATCATTGCATttccaaaaatgcaaaaaacttCTAGATTAGCATGCAAAGATGTTTTTCATCTTCACGTTCCACACATTTTTAATGTGAAGACTGCATCTGCAATTAGAAAGAAACCAGTCAAACTACATTTTGCTGATGTAGTTTTGAGGGCCCTCAATTTGGTGCTCAGCTGGGATTCTCAGTCTGAATCTTTGGCCAATTAAAGCAGCAAATGTCTGATAATTGCGATTAAGATGCTACAGTTCAGCATTAATTATACATACGATATATTTTGCATAGAACTAACTATGAATGAGGAAGCTAATGTCAGGGCTAGTAGCTGTAGCTCAATTAGCAGGACAGTTGTTACAGTAACATATCTAAACATAGAGCCAAGTATATCTAATATGTCTGAATATTCCCATCAGTAAATGTTTCATCTTTAGTGGCAAACTGTGAGCTGGTTGAACAACCTCTCTACATTACATtaactgttttaattttatgcacaAATAAGCCAAttatgagacttttttttttttttaaaagcatgtcTGATCCAAAAATGTTCTGTTCACAGTATTCTGGTGCCGAGGCACAGAGTTTGTGACTATGCCGGGCAGTCAACAACATGTATATCAGTACTTTTTTTGTAATGCTGGTTCGTCTCTTACCAGAGATGACCACACGTAAGGTCTTCACTACGCCGGCCCACGGCGCTCCGAGAGAGACGAAAGCCTTGATGTACCGATCTTTCCAAGCCTGTGGCTGCTGGTTGAGGAAGTACAGAGTGTACAGGTTGCCCATGCTGTGCGCGATGAGCACCACGGGCTCTCCAGCCTTCTCCACCATCTCTTCAATCATCTTTTGCAGCGCCAAGAAATAATCTTTATTCTCATCTGACGAAGACATGAGAGCAGatgatgacacacacaaaacgtTATGACATTCACGACtgtcaaacaaataaaactagaTGGCAAATCTTTAGTATGAGAAGAACACTCAAGAAAACCCAGTCAGCCCTCACGGTTTAATCAATTTTCTCACATCCATTTCTACACAAGTCTACTTTTTCAAGAGACAAAGCCATCATGGAAGACTTAAACCTTCCTTTTTATGCTCAGGGCATGAAAGCAGAAATGCAGTGCATGACAAATGTGTCAGCTGCTTTATAGCACGAACATGTTCTTCAAAATACTGGCTACTGTGCTTTATATGTCCTTCTGTTCCAGTAAAGAGATGCATGTTAAGAGTTATGCAATCACCTCATAAGAGTAGTTCATTAGAAAACTAAGGAAAGTCCCGGCCAACCAAATATTGAGGAGTCACTCATGTGCTGCTGCAAAACAGCTGGCTGCATATAGATCTTTAATGCTTGTGTAATAAGCTAGTTGAAATATCACATGTCCAAGATACCACAGGTCATCACGCCTGAACTGCGTTGTTTCTAACAGACTGTGGACTGAAATACAAATGAGCTGGTGGTGGCTTCACTCCATTCTGGTACAGTTAGACTGAGAATATAAGAAGGCAGACTGCAGTTTCCAATTTGGAAATTCGAGAGCGCCAGTCGAGCCGAGGTGAATGCTTGGCCTGTTCTTATATCACAATGGGCAACAACCACAAAGTGGTCTATGGAGGAAAGTTAGAAATGAGGGATCTTTTTTAAAGACACCTGCTCAAAAATAAACAGTGGACGTCGGTTTGCATGACACGCTCACTTCAAGCACTTTGGGCATGGATGTAAAAGGAAATTTGACCCCGTTTGAGGGCAGAAAATATACAACTAATAATTTTAATCCCCATCATTATCTTCACAACTGCTGGAAACCAAAACTCAAGAGGTTTCTGGTCTAGAAGAATCAACTTTTGAAAGGGGAACTGGAGCAAAGCAGTTCTGgtaaatatatgaaatacaCCTGTTACCCTCGacagttttgtgattttttattttatttaaatatgcaCCACTTCTGGCCATGTTTCCGCCTGGTTTTTCAAGTGTGGTAGCTTACTGGGCGCTTTCCTCCAATCATAGGGTGCTCCTCTCACATCATCATCTCTGGTGTAACCCCAGTCTACCAGTGCCTGCACTATACTGAAGAAATACAttcctgcaacacacacacatgagaaaACATTAAGCATTAAATATG
This Astatotilapia calliptera chromosome 7, fAstCal1.2, whole genome shotgun sequence DNA region includes the following protein-coding sequences:
- the pla2g15 gene encoding lysosomal phospholipase A and acyltransferase, which translates into the protein MAGWHRVTAFCVGLLLMLLSAPSSEKPAGKCLGEKPRPSPKPPVVLIPGDLGNQLEAMLDKPTVVHYICYKKTDTYFTLWLNLELLVPVAIDCWIDNIRLIYNQTTHTTSSPPGVDIRVPGFGKTFSVEYLDPSKRSVGMYFFSIVQALVDWGYTRDDDVRGAPYDWRKAPNENKDYFLALQKMIEEMVEKAGEPVVLIAHSMGNLYTLYFLNQQPQAWKDRYIKAFVSLGAPWAGVVKTLRVVISGDNDRIPVISPLRIRSQQRSAVSTNWLFPFVRSWPKDKVFVQTPTANYTVQDYHRLYSDINFEDGWMMQQDTESLVADFTPPGVPVHCLYGVGISTPEAFQYSEKFPDVEPTVLTGEGDGTVNLYSALQCKRWIGKQKQPVTLVELPQNEHVDMLLNVTTVDYIKKVVFSP